The Vigna unguiculata cultivar IT97K-499-35 chromosome 6, ASM411807v1, whole genome shotgun sequence genome contains a region encoding:
- the LOC114186754 gene encoding non-specific lipid-transfer protein-like protein At5g64080 — protein sequence MAPKWFLIAFVAVICSADVAPTVSSSHHGHAHAPAPSADCSALVLTLADCLPFVSDDGGQTKPQGKCCSSLKTVLATAPNCLCDSFKNSAQLGIAINVTKALTLPAACKLSTPSLSNCGLSPSPAPAPGSSSSTSAAANGGAPSSTPGNAASARIPISVGSFIVCLFVVVSLIPF from the exons ATGGCACCCAAATGGTTTCTCATTGCGTTCGTGGCCGTCATCTGCTCTGCTGACGTGGCTCCCACCGTCTCGTCGTCACACCACGGTCACGCCCATGCCCCGGCACCCTCCGCCGACTGTTCCGCCCTCGTCCTTACCTTAGCGGATTGTCTTCCCTTCGTTTCCGACGACGGCGGTCAAACCAAACCTCAGGGGAAATGCTGCTCTTCCTTGAAAACTGTTCTCGCCACCGCTCCCAACTGCCTCTGCGACTCTTTCAAGAATAGCGCTCAGCTTGGCATCGCCATTAACGTCACCAAGGCTCTCACTCTCCCAGCTGCCTGCAAACTCTCCACCCCTTCTCTCTCCAACTGTGGAT tgtCTCCTTCGCCTGCTCCTGCACCTG gttcgtcttcttcaacatctgCTGCTGCAAATGGTGGAGCTCCATCATCAACTCCTGGGAACGCAGCATCAGCACGCATCCCAATTTCTGTTGGATCCTTTATTGTTTGCCTCTTTGTGGTTGTATCTCTCATTCCATTTTGA